From a single Anomaloglossus baeobatrachus isolate aAnoBae1 chromosome 4, aAnoBae1.hap1, whole genome shotgun sequence genomic region:
- the LOC142302664 gene encoding histone H1.01-like, producing the protein MAETAPAAAPPPAEPAAKAKKAPKKSGAAKKSSKSSGPSASDLIMKAVSASKERSGVSLAALKKLLSAGGYDVEKNNSRLKLAIKALVNKGSLLQVKGSGASGSFKLNKKQETKDKAAKKKPAAAAKPKKPAAKKAAKSPKKPKKSPAATKKSPKKAKKPAAAAKKAAKSPKKPKAAPKPKKVTKSPAKKAAKPKAAKSPAKKATKAKKPAAKK; encoded by the coding sequence ATGGCAGAGACCGCACCGGCCGCCGCTCCTCCTCCCGCCGAACCGGCCGCCAAAGCTAAGAAGGCGCCGAAGAAATCCGGGGCCGCCAAGAAAAGCAGCAAATCCTCCGGTCCCAGCGCCTCCGACCTGATCATGAAAGCCGTGTCCGCCTCCAAGGAGCGCAGTGGGGTGTCTCTGGCCGCCCTGAAGAAGCTTCTGTCTGCCGGAGGATACGATGTGGAGAAGAATAACAGCCGCCTGAAGCTGGCCATCAAGGCTCTGGTCAACAAGGGCTCCCTGCTCCAGGTGAAGGGCAGCGGCGCCTCCGGGTCCTTCAAGCTGAACAAGAAGCAGGAGacgaaggacaaggcggccaagaagaagccagcagctgcggccaagcctaagaagccggcagccaagaaAGCGGCCAAATCTCCGAAGAAGCCCAAGAAGTCTCCGGCCGCGACCAAGAAAAGCccgaaaaaggccaagaagcccgCAGCAGCCGCCAAGAAAGCGGCAAAGAGCCCCAAGAAGCCGAAGGCCGCTCCAAAGCCCAAGAAGGTGACGAAGAGTCCGGCTAAGAAGGCGGCAAAACCCAAAGCTGCCAAGAGTCCGGCTAAGAAGGCGACTAAAGCCAAGAAGCCCGCGGCCAAGAAATAA